A window from Corythoichthys intestinalis isolate RoL2023-P3 chromosome 10, ASM3026506v1, whole genome shotgun sequence encodes these proteins:
- the cuedc2 gene encoding CUE domain-containing protein 2 — MDLHKIIHGALQDFLLTYIPDADLSTLDDVLLSYITGVLEDLGSQQSVEENFDVEVFAEMLEAYIPGFAEIDSVKVCEMMFSLASTLTKARTSADGENNMVKPQDASLKIAARLLSEPQTGRDMQRLQTQTEGATAELAASELEIQEQHLLEMFPKCSLSEARSALSIAKGDMEEAVRLIIEGDVQLSPTPLNVNQGKNISPVADQKLKESILEKYMLVDNEEDKKTHRPVAPKEAPKKLVRYHGNQVVSTKGERYQVVKKNETDDMKKTYVNLKPARKYRFH; from the exons ATGGACCTCCACAAAATCATCCACGGTGCGTTGCAGGACTTCTTACTGACTTACATCCCTGATGCAGATCTCAG caCTTTGGATGATGTCCTCCTGTCATACATCACCGGAGTTCTGGAAGATCTCGGCTCACAGCAGAGTGTGGAGGAGAACTTTGATGTGGAGGTCTTTGCCGAGATGCTGGAGGCATACATACCGGGTTTTGCTGAAATTGATAG TGTCAAAGTGTGTGAAATGATGTTCAGCCTGGCATCCACGCTTACCAAAGCTCGAACCTCAG CGGACGGAGAAAACAACATGGTTAAGCCGCAAGACGCCTCCTTGAAAATTGCAGCTCGCCTACTGAGTGAACCGCAGACTGGCAGGGACATGCAGCGCTTACAAACACAGACAGAGGGCGCCACCGCTGAA CTAGCAGCATCAGAACTGGAAATCCAGGAGCAGCATCTTTTGGAAATGTTCCCAAAGTGCAGCCTCTCCGAGGCCCGCAGTGCTCTATCTATCGCCAAAGGAGACATGGAGGAAGCCGTACGCCTCATCATCGAAGGCGACGTCCAACTCAGCCCTACGCCGCTCAAC GTAAATCAAGGGAAGAATATCTCCCCTGTGGCAGATCAAAAACTGAAAGAAAGCATCCTTGAGAA atACATGCTCGTCGATAACGAAGAGGACAAGAAAACGCATCGACCCGTCGCCCCTAAAGAG GCCCCCAAGAAGCTGGTTCGCTACCACGGCAACCAGGTGGTGAGCACCAAAGGAGAACGCTATCAGGTGGTGAAGAAAAATGAAACTGACGACATGAAGAAGACGTATGTCAACCTCAAGCCGGCGCGCAAATACCGATTTCATTGA